A stretch of the Rodentibacter haemolyticus genome encodes the following:
- the yejK gene encoding nucleoid-associated protein YejK codes for MSISVNQIVLHQLIKQTDGENAEMKSVLRDELLAITPEVEQMMLQLHQGYQNKAKAFGVFQENSIFAQHLNRLLEREIEFLGFSQSSTQLLANELSKYNFADSGTLILCQYNFLATDYLFIALLDSRHSMLVDEHLDIRRTEYLDITQFDIAARINLTDLQVNANSNRYLTFIKGRVGRKISDFFMDFLGAEEGLNPQVQNQCLLQAVSDYCEQGELNKEQTQAVKKQVFEYCKGQLSGGEEIELTELSANLPTLNEQSFVAFAEAQDYGLEESIPPLRSALKSLTKFSGSGKGVTLSFDADLLNTRILWDPLSDELTIKGLPPNLKDQLQKALKSEN; via the coding sequence ATGAGTATTAGCGTTAATCAAATCGTACTCCATCAGCTAATCAAGCAAACTGACGGTGAAAATGCAGAAATGAAAAGCGTTCTGCGTGATGAATTGTTGGCGATCACGCCGGAAGTAGAACAAATGATGTTGCAATTACACCAAGGTTATCAAAATAAAGCGAAAGCTTTTGGGGTATTCCAAGAAAATTCCATCTTTGCCCAACATTTAAATCGCTTACTGGAACGGGAAATCGAATTTTTAGGTTTTAGCCAATCCTCCACCCAACTGCTCGCAAATGAATTAAGTAAATATAATTTTGCCGATAGCGGCACGCTCATTCTCTGCCAGTATAATTTTTTAGCCACCGACTATTTATTTATTGCGCTGCTTGATAGCCGCCACAGTATGCTGGTAGACGAGCATTTGGACATTCGCCGTACGGAATATCTCGACATCACACAATTCGACATCGCCGCACGGATCAATTTGACGGATTTGCAGGTGAATGCGAACTCCAACCGCTATTTAACGTTTATCAAAGGACGTGTCGGTCGTAAAATCAGTGATTTCTTTATGGATTTTCTTGGTGCGGAAGAAGGATTAAATCCGCAAGTGCAAAATCAATGTTTATTACAAGCGGTGAGCGATTATTGTGAGCAAGGCGAATTAAATAAAGAGCAAACCCAAGCAGTGAAAAAGCAGGTTTTTGAGTATTGCAAAGGGCAGCTTAGCGGCGGCGAAGAGATTGAATTAACGGAACTTTCGGCAAACTTACCCACTCTAAACGAGCAATCTTTTGTCGCCTTTGCCGAAGCACAAGATTACGGTTTAGAAGAAAGTATCCCACCGCTACGTTCTGCATTGAAATCGCTCACAAAATTCTCCGGTTCCGGTAAAGGCGTTACATTGAGTTTTGATGCGGATTTGCTTAATACGCGTATTCTTTGGGATCCGCTATCCGATGAATTAACGATTAAAGGTTTACCACCGAATTTGAAAGATCAATTACAAAAAGCCCTAAAATCAGAGAATTAG
- a CDS encoding amidohydrolase family protein — MKSHVRSFKTYIRDEIIKKGGWVNAHAHADRAFTMTPEKIGIYHSSNLQQKWDLVDEVKRTSSVDDYYARFCQSIELMISQGVTAFGTFVDIDPICEDRAIIAAHKAREVYKHDIILKFANQTLKGVIEPTARKWFDIGSEMVDMIGGLPYRDELDYGRGLEAMDILLDKAKSLGIMCHVHVDQFNNPSEKETEQLCDKTIEHGMEGRVVGIHGISIGSHSKEYRYQLYEKMRKAKMMMIACPMAWIDSNRKEDLMPFHNALTPADEMIPEGITVALGTDNICDYMVPLCEGDLWQELSLLAAGCRFPHLDAMVDIASINGRKVLGLEPI, encoded by the coding sequence ATGAAAAGCCACGTTCGTAGTTTTAAAACCTATATTCGCGATGAGATCATTAAAAAAGGCGGTTGGGTGAATGCCCACGCGCATGCAGATCGCGCCTTTACGATGACTCCGGAAAAAATCGGGATTTATCATAGTAGCAATTTGCAGCAAAAATGGGATTTGGTCGATGAAGTAAAACGCACTTCCAGCGTTGATGATTACTATGCGCGATTTTGCCAGTCTATCGAGTTAATGATTTCCCAAGGTGTAACGGCTTTCGGTACATTCGTTGATATTGATCCGATTTGCGAAGATCGTGCAATTATCGCTGCTCACAAAGCACGTGAAGTCTATAAGCATGACATTATTTTAAAATTTGCCAATCAAACCTTAAAAGGCGTGATTGAGCCCACTGCCCGTAAATGGTTTGATATCGGTTCGGAAATGGTGGATATGATAGGCGGTTTGCCATATCGCGATGAATTGGATTATGGACGCGGTTTAGAGGCAATGGATATTTTGCTGGATAAGGCAAAATCTCTTGGTATTATGTGCCATGTGCACGTGGATCAATTTAATAATCCAAGTGAAAAAGAAACCGAGCAATTATGTGATAAAACCATTGAACACGGTATGGAAGGGCGTGTGGTCGGGATTCACGGAATCTCTATCGGATCGCATTCCAAAGAATATCGTTATCAACTTTATGAAAAAATGCGTAAAGCAAAAATGATGATGATTGCTTGCCCGATGGCATGGATTGATAGTAATCGGAAAGAAGACTTAATGCCGTTCCATAACGCTTTAACACCGGCAGATGAAATGATTCCGGAAGGTATTACGGTTGCTTTGGGAACAGATAATATTTGCGATTATATGGTGCCGCTTTGCGAGGGTGATTTGTGGCAGGAATTGAGTTTGCTTGCGGCAGGTTGTCGTTTTCCTCATTTAGATGCGATGGTGGATATTGCAAGTATTAATGGACGTAAAGTGTTGGGATTAGAGCCGATTTAA
- the bamE gene encoding outer membrane protein assembly factor BamE encodes MQFKTIFGAAVLALSLTACSTIEKVVYRIDVPQGNYLEAANVAQVKQGMTAQQVQYLLGTPVLIDPYSNLTWYYVFLQQHAYQSPEQHTFTVKFDQRGIVTETNLDKPLPEVASQNENNTIIERNGNAQKKSWWKFW; translated from the coding sequence ATGCAATTTAAAACTATTTTTGGCGCAGCGGTATTGGCATTAAGCCTGACGGCTTGTTCAACTATCGAGAAAGTGGTTTATCGTATTGATGTGCCACAAGGGAATTACCTGGAAGCCGCTAATGTAGCGCAAGTAAAACAAGGTATGACGGCACAACAAGTACAATATTTACTTGGTACGCCGGTTTTAATTGACCCTTATAGCAATCTCACTTGGTACTACGTGTTTTTACAACAACACGCCTATCAATCGCCGGAACAACATACTTTTACCGTAAAATTTGATCAACGCGGTATTGTAACCGAAACCAATCTTGATAAGCCATTACCTGAAGTCGCCTCACAAAATGAAAATAACACGATTATTGAGCGCAATGGTAATGCACAGAAAAAATCTTGGTGGAAATTCTGGTAA
- the ispB gene encoding octaprenyl diphosphate synthase, with the protein MKKQDLMDMQSIQQLVDPDMQKVNQNILTQLNSDVALISQLGFYIVQGGGKRIRPLIAILAARSLGFEGSQTITCATFVEFIHTASLLHDDVVDESDMRRGRATANAEFGNAASVLVGDFIYTRAFQLVAQLESLKILRIMADATNVLAEGEVQQLMNVNDPETSEANYMRVIYSKTARLFEVAGQAAAIVAGATEAQEKALQDYGRYLGTAFQLVDDVLDYSANAQALGKNVGDDLAEGKPTLPLLHAMRNGNERQATLIREAIEQGGKREAIDEVLAIMAEHKSLDYSMAQAKQEAQKAVDAIAILPESEYKQALISLAYLSVDRTY; encoded by the coding sequence ATGAAAAAACAAGATTTAATGGACATGCAATCTATTCAGCAATTAGTTGATCCGGATATGCAGAAAGTGAATCAAAATATTCTTACTCAATTAAATTCCGATGTGGCATTAATAAGCCAACTCGGTTTCTATATTGTGCAAGGCGGCGGAAAAAGGATCCGTCCTTTGATCGCCATACTTGCCGCACGATCTTTAGGGTTTGAAGGATCGCAAACGATCACTTGCGCAACCTTTGTCGAATTTATTCACACCGCCTCTTTATTGCACGATGATGTCGTAGATGAATCCGATATGCGTCGTGGGCGTGCTACCGCCAATGCGGAATTCGGCAATGCCGCAAGCGTATTGGTCGGAGATTTTATTTACACGCGGGCATTTCAGTTGGTTGCACAATTGGAATCTTTAAAAATCCTACGCATTATGGCAGATGCAACCAATGTACTGGCGGAAGGCGAAGTCCAACAATTAATGAACGTCAATGATCCTGAAACCAGTGAAGCGAATTATATGCGTGTGATTTACAGCAAAACCGCACGTTTATTTGAAGTTGCAGGACAAGCCGCCGCCATTGTTGCCGGCGCAACGGAAGCACAAGAGAAAGCCTTACAGGATTACGGTCGTTATCTCGGCACCGCATTCCAACTGGTGGATGACGTATTGGATTATAGCGCAAACGCCCAAGCACTCGGAAAAAATGTGGGCGATGATTTGGCGGAAGGAAAACCGACGCTTCCTCTATTGCACGCAATGCGAAATGGAAATGAGCGGCAAGCGACACTTATCCGTGAAGCTATTGAGCAAGGCGGTAAACGAGAAGCTATCGATGAAGTGCTTGCCATTATGGCAGAGCATAAATCGTTGGATTATTCTATGGCGCAGGCAAAACAAGAGGCACAAAAAGCCGTTGATGCAATTGCTATTTTGCCGGAAAGCGAATACAAACAGGCCTTGATTTCTTTAGCTTATTTATCCGTAGATAGAACCTATTAA
- the psiE gene encoding phosphate-starvation-inducible protein PsiE yields the protein MEENQMEKFPNIITNILKIILSTALIALAIVLTIALAKITYSLALMVISPSTVVPYALAEQAVMFFLYFGFIGLIVQYFKSGYHFPLRYFIYSGITAMLRFIIVIHESALDTILFAGAILIMVIALCLILYSDKLRNI from the coding sequence ATGGAAGAAAACCAAATGGAGAAATTCCCTAATATCATAACAAACATACTAAAAATCATACTAAGTACCGCATTGATTGCTTTAGCGATTGTACTTACTATTGCTTTAGCAAAAATTACTTATTCTCTTGCCTTGATGGTGATAAGCCCTTCGACCGTTGTGCCTTATGCCTTAGCTGAACAAGCCGTAATGTTTTTCTTATACTTCGGATTTATCGGCTTGATCGTGCAATATTTTAAAAGCGGTTATCACTTCCCTTTACGCTATTTTATTTATTCGGGGATCACCGCAATGCTACGTTTTATTATCGTTATACACGAAAGCGCGCTAGATACGATTTTATTCGCCGGAGCCATCCTCATTATGGTGATAGCACTTTGTTTGATACTTTATTCCGATAAACTACGAAATATCTAG
- a CDS encoding DUF3413 domain-containing protein has product MMWFKKGTFSGKQYRDDTSRKISWGHWFAFFNIIISVLIGARYAFLIDWPDTLGGRLYFFVSLLGHFSFCVFAVYLLVIFPLSFVVKNHRTFRGLTVILSTVCTTLLLFDTEVFHRFNLHLSSVVWNLLVNPENGEMSRDWQIFFTPMPIILLAQMLFSRWSWEKLRSLERQKWLKGVGVFFITTFIATHLIYAWADAYLYRPITMQRSNFPLSYPMTARSFLEKHGLLDFEQYTKTLEREGRLDALKIDYPKHKLTFAPLENKPNLLVITVSGLRYDAVSREKMPRLAAFAKGSTQFVNHYSSGNTNNTGLVGLFYGLNANYTDSILSNHTPSVLIEKLRSEKYQFGLFSATNFKDSLFRQALFKNIKLPQGKFGNESAVKNFNEFMAARTAQPPWFAYLDLDLTAKNETEYDRTLGRIDALIEQALMNVPLENTLVIVTAEHGLAFHKMDEKDRSGYFGRDAIQVPLLVYWKDLPAGVEKGLTGHTDILPALMTSVFKVKNPLSDYSQGRNLFDLNGDNWVLASNYRWNVLIQPDGTQYHIDRKGNYKKFDRTYQEQFSERPPLGLFLEMFKRENSFFEK; this is encoded by the coding sequence ATGATGTGGTTTAAAAAAGGCACTTTCAGTGGGAAACAATATCGTGATGATACCTCCCGAAAAATTTCGTGGGGGCATTGGTTTGCCTTTTTTAATATTATTATTTCGGTGCTGATCGGCGCACGTTACGCTTTTCTCATTGATTGGCCCGATACGCTTGGCGGTAGACTTTATTTCTTCGTTAGCTTGCTCGGGCATTTCAGTTTTTGCGTTTTTGCCGTTTATTTATTGGTCATTTTTCCACTGAGTTTTGTTGTTAAAAATCACCGCACTTTCCGTGGTTTAACGGTCATACTTTCTACGGTTTGTACAACGCTATTACTGTTTGATACGGAAGTATTTCACCGTTTTAATCTGCATTTATCTTCTGTGGTGTGGAATTTATTGGTGAATCCGGAAAATGGTGAGATGTCACGCGATTGGCAAATTTTCTTTACGCCAATGCCGATCATTTTGCTTGCTCAAATGCTGTTTTCCCGTTGGAGCTGGGAAAAGCTCCGTAGTCTTGAACGGCAAAAATGGCTGAAAGGCGTAGGGGTATTTTTCATAACAACTTTTATTGCAACGCATCTTATTTATGCTTGGGCGGATGCTTATTTGTATCGTCCGATTACAATGCAACGTTCCAATTTTCCGCTTTCTTACCCGATGACGGCACGCTCTTTCTTGGAAAAACACGGCTTGTTGGATTTTGAGCAATACACGAAAACATTGGAGCGGGAAGGACGATTAGATGCGCTGAAGATTGATTATCCAAAGCATAAACTCACCTTTGCACCGCTTGAAAATAAGCCGAATCTTTTAGTGATCACGGTTTCAGGACTGCGTTATGATGCGGTCTCTCGTGAAAAAATGCCAAGACTGGCGGCGTTTGCTAAGGGTTCGACACAATTTGTCAACCATTATAGCAGCGGTAATACAAATAATACCGGGTTGGTCGGCTTATTCTATGGTTTGAATGCAAATTATACGGACAGTATTCTGAGCAACCATACGCCGTCCGTATTGATTGAAAAACTCCGTTCGGAAAAATATCAATTTGGTTTATTCTCAGCCACAAACTTTAAAGATAGCTTATTCCGTCAAGCCCTCTTTAAGAATATTAAGTTGCCGCAAGGAAAATTCGGCAATGAAAGTGCGGTCAAAAATTTCAATGAATTTATGGCTGCAAGAACCGCCCAACCCCCTTGGTTTGCTTATCTTGATCTTGATTTAACGGCAAAAAACGAGACGGAATATGACCGCACTTTAGGACGAATAGATGCGTTGATTGAGCAGGCATTAATGAACGTGCCATTAGAAAATACCCTCGTGATTGTAACGGCAGAACACGGTTTGGCTTTTCATAAAATGGATGAAAAAGATCGCTCCGGTTATTTTGGACGTGATGCTATTCAAGTTCCGCTGCTGGTCTATTGGAAAGACTTACCGGCGGGCGTTGAAAAAGGGCTAACCGGGCATACCGATATATTGCCGGCGTTGATGACATCGGTGTTCAAGGTAAAAAATCCGTTGAGTGATTATTCGCAAGGGCGTAATTTATTTGATTTGAATGGAGATAATTGGGTGCTTGCTTCAAATTATCGTTGGAACGTATTGATTCAACCGGATGGCACGCAGTATCACATTGATCGTAAAGGAAACTACAAAAAATTTGACCGCACTTATCAAGAACAATTTTCCGAACGTCCGCCATTGGGGCTGTTCTTGGAAATGTTTAAACGGGAAAATTCATTTTTTGAGAAATAA
- a CDS encoding YejL family protein: MAQHSKYSDAQLGAIVNDMIAVLEKHKAPVDLSLIALGNMASNLLTSSVPQTQREALAQAFSNALVNAVKTH; the protein is encoded by the coding sequence ATGGCTCAACATTCAAAGTATTCCGATGCGCAACTCGGCGCAATTGTAAATGATATGATAGCCGTGTTGGAAAAGCATAAAGCCCCTGTCGATTTGTCTCTCATTGCACTAGGCAATATGGCAAGCAATTTGCTTACCAGCAGCGTGCCGCAAACTCAACGTGAGGCTTTGGCGCAAGCCTTTTCCAATGCTTTAGTTAACGCAGTAAAAACGCACTAA
- a CDS encoding response regulator — MSKILLVDDDTELTDLLAEVLSLEGFIVDVANNGQEALDKLEQNYALILLDVMMPVLNGIETLKHIRQQSNVPVMMLSARGEEIDRVLGLELGADDYLPKPFNDRELVARIKAILRRSVDSNGTSNRPLSSQRDKNGWVDFHGLKLHLENHLAFYKTQDLHLTESEFALLRELVRSAGELVTREELSLSALGKALSPFDRSVDMHMSNLRKKLPQKENGLPWFKTLRGRGYLLVNK, encoded by the coding sequence ATGTCAAAAATTTTACTCGTTGATGATGATACCGAACTAACGGACTTACTTGCGGAAGTGCTTTCGCTGGAAGGCTTTATTGTTGATGTGGCTAATAATGGTCAAGAAGCGTTGGATAAACTTGAGCAAAATTATGCATTAATTTTGTTAGATGTAATGATGCCGGTATTAAACGGCATCGAAACACTAAAACATATCCGCCAACAATCCAACGTACCCGTTATGATGCTGAGCGCACGTGGTGAAGAAATTGATCGCGTACTCGGATTAGAACTGGGGGCTGACGACTATTTGCCAAAACCTTTTAATGATCGGGAATTAGTTGCACGCATTAAAGCGATTTTACGTAGAAGTGTCGATTCAAATGGCACATCAAACCGCCCCCTCTCTTCTCAAAGGGACAAAAACGGATGGGTAGATTTCCACGGATTAAAACTTCATTTAGAAAATCACTTAGCGTTCTATAAAACGCAAGATCTACATCTTACCGAATCAGAATTTGCATTACTGAGAGAGTTGGTTCGCTCCGCGGGAGAATTAGTCACCCGTGAAGAATTAAGTCTTAGTGCCTTAGGGAAAGCGCTTTCTCCATTTGATCGCTCAGTCGATATGCATATGTCAAACCTACGTAAAAAATTACCACAAAAAGAAAACGGTTTGCCTTGGTTTAAAACCTTGCGTGGGCGAGGCTATCTTTTAGTTAATAAATAA
- a CDS encoding DMT family transporter yields the protein MKQQPFLGFIFALITAMAWGSLPLALKQVLSAMNAQTIVWYRFVVATLALLLLLAYKKKLPELAKIGRYGWLVVIGVLGLAGNFLLFSSSLNYIDPSVAQIFIHLSSFGMLLCGVFIFKEKLGLHQKIGILLLLAGLGLFFNDRFDVFSGLNQYSIGVILSVSAALIWVAYGMAQKLMLRRFSSQQILLMMYFGCVIVFTPMAEFSQVQALTPFTLGCFIYCCLNTLIGYGSYAEALNRWDVSKVSVVVTLVPLFTILFSHLAHLFSPEYFALPKLNTVSYIGAFIVVCGAILSAVGHKLLSPHNVK from the coding sequence ATGAAACAACAACCATTCTTGGGCTTTATCTTTGCTTTAATTACCGCGATGGCGTGGGGCTCACTACCTTTAGCACTGAAACAAGTTCTTTCAGCGATGAACGCACAAACGATAGTCTGGTATCGTTTTGTTGTTGCAACACTTGCATTGTTGTTATTGCTTGCTTACAAAAAGAAATTGCCGGAATTGGCTAAAATCGGGCGATATGGCTGGCTGGTTGTTATCGGTGTGCTTGGGCTTGCAGGAAATTTTTTATTATTCAGCAGTTCACTTAATTATATTGATCCCTCGGTCGCACAGATTTTCATCCATTTATCTTCCTTTGGTATGTTGCTTTGCGGTGTCTTTATTTTTAAAGAAAAGCTAGGATTACACCAAAAGATCGGGATCTTGCTTTTATTAGCAGGTTTAGGATTATTCTTTAACGATCGTTTTGATGTATTCAGTGGTCTGAACCAATATTCCATCGGTGTGATATTAAGTGTAAGTGCTGCCTTGATATGGGTTGCATATGGTATGGCGCAAAAACTCATGTTGCGTAGATTCAGTTCACAACAAATTTTATTAATGATGTATTTTGGTTGTGTTATCGTGTTCACCCCAATGGCTGAGTTTTCGCAGGTACAAGCATTAACCCCTTTTACGCTTGGTTGTTTTATTTATTGTTGTTTGAATACCCTAATTGGCTATGGTTCTTATGCCGAGGCATTGAATCGCTGGGATGTTTCAAAAGTGAGTGTGGTGGTAACACTTGTACCGCTTTTCACTATTTTATTTTCTCATCTTGCACATCTTTTTAGCCCTGAGTACTTTGCCCTACCGAAACTAAATACTGTTAGCTATATTGGGGCGTTTATTGTAGTATGCGGAGCAATTTTATCTGCAGTTGGACATAAATTATTATCACCGCATAATGTGAAATAG
- the gltX gene encoding glutamate--tRNA ligase, whose translation MKLAAPFDLDPNVKVRTRFAPSPTGYLHVGGARTALYSWLFAKHNHGEFVLRIEDTDLERSTPEATAAILEGMEWLNLAWEHGPYYQTERFDRYNQVIDEMLEQGLAYRCYCSKERLDALRNTQEQNKEKPRYDRRCLHDHGHSPNEPHVVRFKNPTEGSVIFDDAVRGRIEISNSELDDLIIRRTDGSPTYNFCVVVDDWDMGITHVVRGEDHINNTPRQINILKAIGAPIPIYAHVSMINGDDGQKLSKRHGAVSVMQYRDEGYLPEALINYLVRLGWGHGDQEIFSREEMIQYFELDHVSKSASAFNTDKLLWLNHHYIRELPPEYVAKHLEWHYKDQGIDTSSGPALSEIVTMLAERCKTLKEMAMASRYFFEEFDTFDEAAVKKYFKGTAVEALEKVKEKLTALSAWDLHSTHEAIEQTAAELEVGMGKVGMPLRVAVTGSGQSPSMDVTLVGIGRERVLARIQRAIDFIKSQND comes from the coding sequence ATGAAATTAGCAGCTCCTTTTGATTTAGATCCGAATGTGAAAGTGCGTACCCGCTTTGCCCCTAGCCCTACCGGTTATTTACACGTAGGTGGGGCGCGTACTGCGCTTTATTCTTGGTTATTCGCAAAACATAATCACGGCGAATTTGTATTGCGTATTGAAGATACGGATTTGGAACGTTCTACGCCGGAAGCCACGGCTGCGATTTTGGAAGGAATGGAATGGTTAAATCTGGCTTGGGAGCATGGGCCTTATTACCAAACCGAACGTTTTGATCGCTATAACCAAGTTATTGATGAAATGCTTGAACAAGGTTTGGCATATCGTTGCTACTGTTCTAAGGAACGTTTGGACGCTCTTCGTAATACACAAGAACAAAATAAAGAAAAACCACGTTATGATCGCCGTTGTTTGCACGATCACGGCCATTCACCGAATGAACCGCACGTCGTTCGTTTCAAAAATCCGACGGAAGGCTCGGTCATATTTGATGATGCCGTGCGGGGACGCATTGAAATTAGCAACAGTGAATTGGATGATCTCATTATTCGCCGCACGGACGGTTCACCGACCTATAATTTCTGTGTAGTGGTAGATGACTGGGATATGGGCATTACTCATGTGGTGCGTGGTGAAGATCATATTAATAATACGCCTCGTCAAATTAATATCCTCAAAGCTATCGGTGCACCGATTCCGATTTATGCACACGTTTCAATGATCAACGGTGATGATGGTCAAAAACTTTCAAAACGTCATGGTGCGGTGAGTGTGATGCAATACCGTGATGAAGGTTATTTGCCGGAAGCGCTCATTAATTACCTTGTGCGTTTAGGTTGGGGGCATGGTGATCAAGAAATTTTTAGTCGTGAAGAAATGATTCAATATTTTGAACTTGATCACGTGAGTAAATCGGCAAGTGCCTTTAATACCGACAAACTCTTGTGGTTGAACCATCACTATATCCGTGAATTACCGCCGGAGTATGTAGCGAAACATCTTGAATGGCATTATAAAGATCAGGGTATTGATACAAGCAGCGGGCCTGCGTTGAGTGAAATTGTGACAATGCTTGCCGAACGTTGCAAAACATTAAAGGAAATGGCGATGGCAAGCCGTTATTTCTTTGAAGAATTTGATACTTTTGATGAAGCGGCCGTGAAAAAATATTTCAAAGGTACTGCTGTTGAAGCCCTTGAAAAAGTAAAAGAAAAATTGACCGCACTTTCCGCTTGGGATTTACATTCTACTCATGAAGCGATTGAACAAACCGCTGCTGAGCTTGAAGTAGGAATGGGGAAAGTCGGTATGCCGTTGCGTGTAGCGGTTACCGGTTCGGGTCAGTCGCCATCAATGGATGTAACTTTAGTCGGCATTGGTCGTGAACGTGTACTTGCCCGTATTCAACGTGCGATTGATTTTATTAAGTCGCAAAATGATTAA
- a CDS encoding epoxyqueuosine reductase QueH has protein sequence MNNTENSTQSAVNFQPKIRKQKVRKDPNAPFVREKLTLPDGHNKLLLHSCCAPCSGEVMEAILASGIDFTIYFYNPNIHPLKEYLIRKEENIRFAQKFGIPFIDADYDRQNWFDRAKGMEWEPERGIRCTMCFDMRFEKAAEYAHEHGFPVFTSCLGISRWKDMNQINGCGHRAAEKYDDVIYWDYNWRKEGGSQRMIEISKRERFYQQEYCGCVYSLRDSNKWREETGRQKIEIGKLYYAPD, from the coding sequence ATGAATAACACCGAAAATTCAACGCAAAGTGCGGTCAATTTCCAGCCTAAAATACGCAAACAAAAAGTGCGTAAAGATCCTAACGCCCCTTTTGTTCGTGAAAAATTAACCCTACCCGACGGACACAATAAATTACTTCTTCACTCTTGCTGTGCGCCTTGCTCCGGTGAAGTGATGGAAGCAATCCTTGCCTCCGGTATCGACTTTACCATTTATTTTTACAATCCGAATATTCATCCGTTAAAGGAATATTTAATTCGTAAGGAAGAAAACATTCGCTTCGCTCAAAAGTTTGGCATTCCCTTTATTGATGCGGATTACGATCGCCAAAATTGGTTCGATCGTGCGAAAGGTATGGAATGGGAACCGGAACGTGGAATTCGTTGTACGATGTGTTTCGATATGCGTTTTGAAAAAGCCGCGGAATATGCTCATGAGCACGGTTTCCCTGTTTTCACAAGTTGTCTCGGAATCTCTCGTTGGAAAGATATGAACCAAATCAACGGTTGCGGACATCGTGCGGCAGAAAAGTATGATGACGTGATTTATTGGGATTACAACTGGCGCAAAGAAGGCGGTTCACAACGAATGATCGAAATCAGCAAGCGTGAACGTTTTTATCAACAAGAATATTGCGGCTGTGTGTATTCGTTACGTGATAGCAACAAATGGCGTGAAGAAACGGGTCGTCAAAAAATTGAAATAGGAAAACTATATTATGCGCCGGATTAA
- the rplU gene encoding 50S ribosomal protein L21, whose translation MYAVFQSGGKQHRVSEGQVVRLEKLELATGSTVEFDSVLMVVNGEDVKIGAPVVAGAKVVAEVVAQGRGEKVKIVKFRRRKHSRKQQGHRQWFTEVKITGIQA comes from the coding sequence ATGTACGCAGTTTTCCAAAGTGGCGGTAAACAACACCGTGTTAGCGAAGGACAAGTTGTTCGTTTAGAAAAACTTGAACTTGCAACCGGCTCAACAGTTGAGTTTGATTCAGTGTTGATGGTCGTTAATGGTGAAGATGTAAAAATTGGTGCACCGGTAGTTGCCGGCGCAAAAGTAGTGGCTGAAGTGGTTGCACAAGGTCGTGGCGAGAAAGTAAAAATCGTTAAATTCCGTCGTCGTAAACACAGCCGTAAACAACAAGGTCATCGTCAGTGGTTCACCGAAGTGAAAATCACTGGGATTCAAGCATAA
- the rpmA gene encoding 50S ribosomal protein L27, whose protein sequence is MATKKAGGSTRNGRDSEAKRLGVKRFGGESVLAGSIIVRQRGTKFHAGSNVGMGKDHTLFATADGKVKFEVKGEKSRKYVSIVTE, encoded by the coding sequence ATGGCAACTAAAAAAGCTGGTGGTTCAACTCGTAACGGTCGCGATTCTGAAGCTAAACGCCTTGGTGTTAAACGTTTCGGTGGCGAGTCTGTGTTAGCAGGTAGTATCATTGTTCGTCAGCGTGGTACTAAATTCCATGCAGGTAGCAATGTAGGTATGGGTAAAGATCACACCCTATTTGCAACGGCAGACGGTAAAGTTAAATTTGAAGTAAAAGGCGAAAAAAGCCGTAAATACGTAAGTATTGTTACTGAGTAA